DNA from Drosophila suzukii chromosome 2R, CBGP_Dsuzu_IsoJpt1.0, whole genome shotgun sequence:
AAACACAGATTTACCATCTTCGAGTAAATTTAAATGATAAATGAGCCGAATTCTTAGTGGCTCTGGCAGTACAGCCATTACAGTTTCCATGGACAATGATATCGCCGTTCCTTATAGTTATTTTGGGAATCGTCcctaaaattaaatgatatattATTAATGAGATTAAGttagtaaaaattttaaagcaGTACTTACGGGCATATCCAATTTCGAGTAGGGAGAGAAGCGCCAATAGCGGGACCAATAACGAAAACCACTTCATCACTGCGACAATTCAGATGAAACACTGACTGAGATCGGTCCATCAAAGCTCGATTTATATAGCTGCATTACTTTACCTCGGCGGTGATTAACACAAGAATATCAGAAAATACCCTAGAACATTGTATAAACACATGGGTTTTCCAAAAACCCCCACTCTTGATAACCCATCTCAAACAACTGAGGGCTCAGATCTGATGCAGGTCAGCTTTAAAGCTTCTACTCCCCAGCTTCAATGTATAATTAATATACCTGCGATGAGAGCTGCGTAAAAACCAATAATGACGTAAGTTTGAATATTTAGGGTATTCGCACCTtacattaaataaattaagacaaatgttattttaaatttatatttttttgagaaTTCATAGAACTGGAACTAGAAACTCCAATTAGTAGTaggtatttttatttgtttattgaGTAATACCCACATTGCAAATTGCGTTTTTAGTTATAAACTTGTTTTTGAGCAGCTGTTTAGAATCTCTTGTTTTGTCTGAACACTAAATATACCTGAATGCATTAAAAATCATTACCCCTAAGttcgaataaataaataaattgaacgaaatcttataaaattaaaaatagtaTAGTAAAcgtataaaaacattttatgtaTAAAGGGAAAAAGGACAGTTTCTATACGAGTGCAAGAGTTTTTCGCTCCTTTGTTTCTCAGTGTAAACTTTTTTGTATTTACAAATAAATTTGcttggtaaaatttaccaATGTCGATAGTTTAGTAACTATACAACATTTTACTTAActattaaacatttttgtttctgcTTTGTTTACTATTTAATAGTTAAGCAACCATTTACATAGTTACGTTCACGTGCCGTAGGTATTTTGTTATTGCAATGGTAAATACATAGTAACATAGAGGACCCCGGTTCGAGTCCTACTGAAGTAAGTGAATCGGAAGTCTTTTTCAGTAGTAAAATTCGTGTACTTATAATACTTAAATTTAcagattacaaaaaaatacatGTCTTTTCCAGGACTCGAACCCGGGTCAAAAAAACCGGGTTCCGCTGGGCCACGCCCCTTTTATATTTTCAAGTGGCTAAATGCCTTTGTAAGtttagataaaaattttaatgctaaaaatgtttcataattttGACTGTATTTTAGACTATCCACGGCCtttatcataatggaattgaaATAAGTCTACGATTCCTTAGTCCCAAATTTCCTTAATTTAAGCCCACTTGTTGGGTTTACAGTACATATTTTTTCTGGGGTAGcatgtatttaatttttaggACTTATAACTCTTTCACATGGACGATATCGGCGTTTTTCCCCTCATACAAATAATGTTCCTACTACTGTTTTGTGTAAAAAAAAGATCTAGAATGATTTTTTTGGATTTCATACAGAACTTCCGACTGGGACAGGGGGAGTTGTGTGCATTTGTATTGAAATTAAACCTTAATGAATAAGCTTTTCTGGCTTTCTCTTTTAATCGATTGAGCAAAGTATACTTTGAAGTAACCAATTTAAGTACACCCTTTTTGTTAAATAATGGACAGCTGTTAAGGAGCCGTCAGTAATCCCAGAGAGTGTATAAATGAAAAGTGTTAGGTTTTGTTCTTTATTGTGGCCTAATCCCCGCCCCCACTGATGCTGCAGCCGACGCAATCCTTATTGTGAAGGTAAGTGCCACCTGGCACGCGTCCACTGAAGCCATCGGGATACTGGGTGCCACCGCCTCCTCCACCGCCGGCTGCCAGTGATGGACCAGCTCCTGGGCGACGGACTAGACCGTCCAGAGCTCCTGGATAAGCGCCGGGGGAATTGATATAGACATTTCCCTGGCCAGGCCTTCCAGTCCTGTAGGTTTTGCCATCGACCACCACGTTTTCCGCCACCGGCGGACTACAATCCCGGCACGCTCCGCCGATAATCACATTTCCGGCTGCCGAGTGATGGAATAATAAGGAAATCGAGCGACTGAAGGGGGGGCCATCTGATTCTTACCTGTGGCCTGGGAAATCAGGACAGCGGCAACTGCAAAGACCAGAATCAGACACTTCATTCTCGAACTGGGTGCAAAAAGAATCTGCTCGAGACACATGAAATCCGAAAGCTTTTAAGCGTTCGCCCCTGCTTTGTTGTAGAAACCAGATTGCAGTAGACGCACAACGATATATAGATGGGATGGTGCGGGACTCGCCCCAGAAACCAGTTCAATTGACAGATAATTCTTGGTAAGGGGTTTTCCAAAAGCCGTCCCCCCTCACTCAAgcttttattttgatttctGTTAGCTAGAAATTGAACTCAAGCGTATATGTAACACAAAGTGTTCACAAAAACCAGATgcttgttttgatttttaaattgaatctttattttgcattttaaaGTTTGGTAAAGAAGTCCTGGAATACGaataatttttgttatttCTTTGAAATGTGTTAAAGAATTTGTTGACCTATTCAAGTATATTTATAGTTTTAAAAACCAGATGCCTGTTTTGATTTTCAAATTGAATctttattttgcattttaaaGTTTGGTAAAGAAGTCCTGGAATATGaataatttttgttatttCTTTGAAATGTGTTAGGGAATTTGTTGACATATTCAAGTATActtatagttttaaaaaattaaagctatatatttaaattgcaaataatatttaatctataaaaaaagattttatttcACATTAGTTAATAATTTGTTTGGATTCCTAATGTTTGAGGCTGAGGATTACAGGAAATATTtctaaattattaatattgttctgaaaatttagaaattaattttgtagTCCTTAAAACCAGTCCAAAGATGTCCTAAAGGTGTAATAACAAAGGTTTTCCTAATATATACTCATCAGTATTTTAAGTTGCAATGGAATTAACCTTCATCTGTTAATTAAttcatttaattattttaagtcTTATCAAGCTTGTAATACAAATCTGTCTTATTAATTATGTGCAAAAAATCTGCATGCTGTGAAATTCCCTTCAGctgttttgcttttgtttttacttttaatCTCAGGGTTTGTTGACTACATTTTTGTGTTTTCCCATGTCGTCGGTTATCAGAGAGCCAACGAGCGTCCAATGCACTAGAGTCGCTCTATGGTCGTACGTTCAGCTATAAAAGATCGGGTCTAGACAGTCGAGAGCACCAGTTACAGCCAATCCATTGCTCAGCGCATATAGCATCTTAAACCGGAACCACCAATCCAGAATCAATATGAAATTCTTCTCAGTTGTCACCGTCTTCGTGCTCGGTCTCCTGGCCCTTGCAAACGGTAAGTTAAACctatacattttcaaaatctgatcaatttatttattaactatCTTTCCATCAGCTGTTCCCCTGTCGCCCGATCCCGGAAATGTGATTATTAATGGAGACTGCAAATATTGCAATGTCCGCGGTGGCTAAAAGGAGAATCTATGTATGTCTAAGGATGTACAAATGGACTACTTACCTCAAACCCAAGACACAATATTTATAATACCGCTTAATACTAAAATGAAACCTAGAATTAAAATAAACGTGCCAAGAAATcaaatacaacaaaatataAGGCTCAACTTCTTTCCTCACTAAAAAACATTGAAAaatcttttatttttgggtaaCTATGAAGTGACGAATTATGCCTGTATTGCCATTAATCATTGGGCTGGATTAGATTTACGTACTTGAAACCACTCCACTTTGAAATCTATTGATTAAACTATTGACGAGGGTTATCATATGCCTTGCACTTGAGTCTTTATAATCAGATTGACTTGGCTATATAAGATCAGGCCCTGTAAGTCGAGAGCATCAGTCGAAGCCaatatttcctttaaaccAGTACAAAGATATCCTAAAGGTGTAATGATAAAGATGTGCCCAAATAAAAACTCGACAATTTTTTTAGTTGCGTTGGAATTAGCCTTCGTCTGCTTTTAAATTCTTTTAGTTATTTTTAGTCTTATCAAGCTTATAATACAAATCTATCTTACTACTTATTTCCAAAAAATCTGCATGCTGTGAAAGTCCCTTCAGCtgttttgttattgttatacccgttactcgtagagtaaaagggtatactagattcgttggaaagtatgtaacaggcagaaggaagcgtttccgaccccattaagtatatatattcttgatcaggatcactagcctagtcgatctagccatgtccgcctgtctgtctgtccggatgaacgctgagatctcgaaaactatgggagctaggctattgagatttggcgtgcagattcttgagcttcttacgcagcgaaagcagagtgccacggccactataacgcccataacgcttaaatctgtctaccgccggtaggtggcgcattttaatctcgctttgctgcttgcatatctccatttccctttggtccctttagctgattaacgggtatctgatagtcgaggtactcgactatagcgctcttccttgtttttacttttaatCTCAGGGTTTGTTGACTACATTTTTGTGTTTTCCCATGTCGTCGGTTATCAGAGAGCCAACGAGCGTCCAATGCACTAGAGTCGCTCTATGGTCGTACGTTCAGCTATAAAAGATCGGGTCTAGACAGTCGAGAGCACCAGTTACAGCCAATCCATTGCTCAGCGCTTATAGCATCTTAAACCGGAACCACCAATCCAGAATCAATATGAAATTCTTCTCAGTCGTCACTGTCTTCGTGCTCGGTCTCCTGGCCCTTGCAAACGGTAAGTTAAACTTATAAATTTCCAAAATCTGATCAATTTATTTATCAACTATCTTTTCTTAGCTGTTCCTCTCTCGCCCGATCCTGGAAATGTGATCATTAACGGAGACTGCAAATACTGCAATGTCCGCGGTGGCTAAAAGGAGAATCTATGTATGACTAAGGATGTACAAATGGACTACTTACCTCAAACCCAAGACACCATATTTATAATACCGCTTAATACTAAAATGAAACCTAGAATTAAAACAAAAGTGCcaagaaaacaaatataacaaaatAGAAGGCTTCAACCCTTTTCTCACTAAAAAAACATTGAGAGATCCTTTATTTTTGGGTAACTATGAAGTGACGAATTATGCCTGTATTGCCATCAATCATTGGGCTAGATTGGATTTACGTACTTGAAACCCCTCCCCTGTGGAAACTATTGATATTGTTATTGACGGGGGTTATCAGACGCTGCCAACCCGTTATGCACTTGAGTCTTTATAATCAGATTGACTAGGCTATATAAGATCAGGCCCTGTAAGTCGAGAGCATCAGTCGAAGTCAATATTTCCCAGCGCACTTTTCACATAAAGCTTGAATCTAGTATCAATATGAAAATCTTCACAGCCGTCACCGTCTTTATTGTCGGCTTGCTAACTCTAGCCAATGGTGagttataaatatatatattacgtAATTGAtcatatagcttatttcacatTTTTTCTCAGCTGCTCCCCTGTCGCCCGGTGGTGGAAGTGTTATTATCAATGGCGACTGCGTGAACTGCAATGTCCACGGTGGCAAATAGGAAAGTTCTGACCTGAGGATGGTGAAAGGGCCATAACTTATCTTCAACCAAATACCATATGTATATAGCCGCTAtgttctaaaataaatttagAATCTAAAAAGAATGCCAACAAGAAAAAGTGTTTACATCCTTATTACTATAACATTATTTACTGAGCCGCTAAGAATCAAAATAACCAACTGAACGTAGTGGCCGACATCATATTATcggctatatatatatatagcttATAATACAAATGTATTCGTCAGTAGATTGGTTACATATATACCAAGTGCGATTTATtatatcattttatttttattgtaaaaAGTTGTATAGCCTATAGAAGGGTTAAAAGACAGGCAAAAGAAGATGGTGCTGGATGGAGTATAAAATATAACattgatttgttttaaaaataagaaCTTTGAAAtagtttttgtttgtttattgtttttattgatttgcAATTTTTGTTACTAATTCCGGATTACTAGCCGCGAATATTGCATCCGACGCAATCGCTGTTGCGCACCAAGGTTCCGCCGGGATAGCCACGTGAATCGTAGGTGGTGACGCCACCTGACCAGCCTCCGCCCCCGCCTCCTCCTCTTCCTCCAGATCCACCCAGATCGATGTACTGACCCTGGCGTTTCGAACGCCTGCCTATATATTGGGATCCTCCAGCTGATTGGTGTAGTGACCAGCCGCCGGCCAGGTCACTATCATCCTCCTCCGATGAAGTTGGCCTGCGGGGCGGAGGAGATTTAGGCTTAGGTTTGGCAGTAGTCCTGCCACCATTCCCCTTGCCAGTTGAAGGTTTGTGGGTGGTAGTGGTGTGTCCATGGGAGCAGTCAACGCACTCCCCCTTGATGGTGACCTTTCCAGCTGTGAATGGATAGAGATTAATATTCTGGCTAAAGCCTTTGAGCTCCAAAACCGACCTTGGACGTAGGCCAACGTGGCCAAGAACAATAGCGCCAATAGCGTCAGGCACTTCATTATGCGGCTCTCTAACTTCGATCGATCGATCACCGGCGCCTTCTTTTATACCCGTCCCGATTATCTCAGATCTGTAATCAACATATACTGTATGCGAGTGCATATAAAACCGCTCAAGGCTGGAGTTAAATACAGCTAAGGCATGATGTGTTCCTTGATCTTGAAACAAGGCTGAACTATTGGCTGTTGCCAGAATAAAAGATTAACAGGAATTGATGCCTTTAAATATTTAgattaataatttataatgaCTTCAAGCTACAGGCGAACAAATTTTGTACTCTTCGAATAAATACTGTCATTCAATCTATACTTATGGTAATATTTTAACATATATTAGTTTACATTTGTAGACTATCTTGTTGGCAAAACTATCATAATGATAGTTCTAGATTTTTTCGCTAAGTCGTCATCCATAAATTAAAGTTACATGTCATTCATGATTAAATTACACTAGctgaaaaaaattttccattaTCTGCAGTAAGTAAAGATGCATTATGTGTCTGGTGAATTATGATTCTAGGGTTAAAAAATTGTAGAGTTTCtgattttttaattgttttcatgcctattttatttattatcacgaaaaactttttttttcgtcTTACCAAAAAGTATTTGGTTCATCAAGGGCCTTGTTTATgaataaaatagttttttaactTTTCCCATTCACGCCTTAGCTATTGGGATTTTAAAAAGTTAGTATAACTTAAAACAcatgtataaaaattttaattttttcaattgcgtagatttaaaaataaatgcttATTTAGTAATATTATTTCTGCTAAGAAGAATGTTCTACtttcatgttttttttagTGTCAATGGCACCTGTTAATTTAGAATTTAGAACACGTGttgtttttcaattaaattatcaTTAACAGGTTTTAATTCGTCGATACAAATTTATCTATACCAAAACAAATGAATTCACTGATTGTTATGACCCGTTGTTTGATTTAATTTGTACAAGTCTGTATGCAAATCctagaaacaaataaaaacaaatgttatttGTAAACAAAAGTATAAGCTATAGGGCTCTTTAGGTAAATATTAATATCTTTTGGATTACTCTACTACGGCAAGTAGTTAAAAACTACCAAGAACTCTAACCATTTTCTCTTAAATCTCGATGCAATATAAGTTACCTGCTAGTTCACATACACACCTCTTTGCTTTTCCGTAAACACTGGACTGGAATTTCCAGATTTAAATAcgcaaaaacaaaatactATTGAGCGGTTAACTTTCTGTGTTTTCCCAAACGTCTCAGATTGGCTGGGGGTTATCAGAAGCCTGCGGACTGCCCATTACACTTGAGTCGCTCTACGATCCGAAGCTGAGCTATATAAGATCTGGTCCCGAAAGCCGAGAGCATCAGTTGAAGTCAATCAATTGCCCAGTGCATTTAGCATCAAAAACCGGAACCATTAATCCAGAATCAATATGAAATTCTTCTCAGTCGTCACCGTCTTTGTGCTCGGTCTGCTGGCCCTGGCCAACGGTGAGttaaacatataaatttcTAATAGCTGatcatttaattaattaactaTCTTTCCCTCAGCTGTTCCCCTGTCGCCCGATCCAGGAAATGTGGTCATCAACGGCGACTGCAAATACTGCAATGTCCACGGTGGCAAGTAGGAAAGTTTTTGCCTAAGGATCAacaaaaggccataacttacCTCCAACCCTATACTCAATATTTATAATACCACTTTGTACCAAAATTAAACATATAATTTAGAACAACAAtgacttaaataaaaaacacaacaacgaaaaatatatatatgtttctTATCTTTCATACATCTCTTACAGAttagaatatatataaaacagTGCTCACTAAAGCTTAGAGCCAAGCTAAAAGGCTATACACCCAAAGCCGATTGTAATACACCGACTGAAAAAATAAGTCGACTTGAAATCAAAGAAATACCCTAGTTAAATGGAAATACAACACCAATTTCTTTTATTACAGAAGTTTTGTACATTTTTCTTTGGATTACTTCTTGAAGACCCCACAATATAGATTCCCCAACAAGAACCGCTGAACGCTTTCCTAACATATATAATAATAGCACCTCAAATAACATATATAAAACTTACAGATTAATTTTGCATAGGTtaccccttaaaaaaataatataacgctatagtcgaaGTGCCCGACTactagatacccgttacttatcTAAAGGGAGTgcaagggagatggagatatgcaagcagcaaatttTCTGTTTCTGAGATTGCACACAACGCCGAACACGCCACCTAGCGTCTATTCCTATACTTGATTTGAACAATTTTGCGGCATGTAGATGGgtattgaaaataatattttgaaaatgctCCAAGAAGGATGGATAGAGGTCTTGGGGTCTTGGGGTCCAACCaagataacaaaaaaaaagccaaaaacatttttaaaggaTAGGTTTTTtgaatgatttaaaaaaaaatggttttgGTATATGCTTGCCGAGTTGTAGCATACAATATACTTAATGTAGCCTAGTCATTAATTCGACAAAGAGTTACATTATAGTTGTAAAATTGGTTAAGCGCAACTCGAGATATAATTACAACCTAGGAGATACCaaacaaattttctttaaaaaaaatcgttcaaatgttttagtgTTATGTGCGtttttatgggcgttagagtgggcgtggcactccgATGAAaccaacttgcgctgcgcaagaagcccAAGAATTTGCATGCTTAATACCACATACATACATTCTAGCTCATa
Protein-coding regions in this window:
- the BomT1 gene encoding uncharacterized protein BomT1; the protein is MKWFSLLVPLLALLSLLEIGYARTIPKITIRNGDIIVHGNCNGCTARATKNSAHLSFKFTRRW
- the BomBc1 gene encoding bomanin Bicipital 1 → MKCLILVFAVAAVLISQATAGNVIIGGACRDCSPPVAENVVVDGKTYRTGRPGQGNVYINSPGAYPGALDGLVRRPGAGPSLAAGGGGGGGTQYPDGFSGRVPGGTYLHNKDCVGCSISGGGD
- the LOC108017719 gene encoding bomanin Short 2-like — translated: MKFFSVVTVFVLGLLALANAVPLSPDPGNVIINGDCKYCNVRGG
- the LOC108018164 gene encoding bomanin Short 2: MKFFSVVTVFVLGLLALANAVPLSPDPGNVIINGDCKYCNVRGG
- the LOC108018163 gene encoding bomanin Short 2-like — translated: MKIFTAVTVFIVGLLTLANAAPLSPGGGSVIINGDCVNCNVHGGK
- the BomBc2 gene encoding bomanin Bicipital 1, yielding MKCLTLLALLFLATLAYVQAGKVTIKGECVDCSHGHTTTTHKPSTGKGNGGRTTAKPKPKSPPPRRPTSSEEDDSDLAGGWSLHQSAGGSQYIGRRSKRQGQYIDLGGSGGRGGGGGGGWSGGVTTYDSRGYPGGTLVRNSDCVGCNIRG
- the LOC108017718 gene encoding bomanin Short 2; its protein translation is MKFFSVVTVFVLGLLALANAVPLSPDPGNVVINGDCKYCNVHGGK